From one Verrucomicrobiota bacterium JB022 genomic stretch:
- the der gene encoding ribosome biogenesis GTPase Der: MSLPRTVALVGRPNVGKSRLFNRLARKRVAIVHDQAGVTRDVNAIRVDNDYMLLDTGGIGLVPEMSLKALVSAAEEQVWLALETAGLICFVVDAREGFTSMDEVIAERLRQANKPVLLVVNKVDGEEHVDRVDDFSRLGFAKEVMVSAEHGYNEEELREAIFGIIGPAPEKVIDPVEAAKGERVSIAFVGRPNVGKSSLCNALLEAERMVVSEVPGTTRDSVELDLDYHTKSGNSWPFRLIDTAGLRRKGRLDSPVEYFSTLRTRDAIERADIVFLVIDAEEGVSKQDKQLAGEVVDSGKLVAVVINKWDLAMEKFNEAESEAEGVTGYKDEREFREKYAAAALKELFFLPDSPVLFVSAKTGYANERILRTARGLWEKSARQLPTPKLNQLIDRLQKAREPRVIGGKRFRIYYAVQVDNRPFLFRLFCNRATKLEDSYYRYLRNAIMREFDLAGCPIKFDLRGKEVRYAKP, translated from the coding sequence ATGTCCCTACCACGTACCGTCGCCCTCGTGGGGCGCCCCAATGTCGGCAAGAGCCGCCTCTTCAACCGACTGGCGCGGAAACGCGTGGCCATCGTGCACGACCAGGCAGGCGTCACTCGCGACGTTAACGCCATCCGCGTCGACAACGATTACATGTTGCTCGATACGGGTGGCATCGGCCTCGTGCCGGAGATGTCGCTCAAGGCCCTCGTCTCGGCCGCAGAAGAGCAAGTGTGGCTGGCCCTGGAAACGGCTGGCCTCATCTGCTTCGTCGTCGACGCCCGCGAAGGCTTCACCTCGATGGACGAGGTGATCGCCGAGCGCCTGCGCCAGGCCAACAAGCCTGTGCTGCTCGTGGTCAACAAGGTCGACGGCGAAGAACATGTCGACCGCGTGGACGACTTCTCGCGCCTCGGCTTTGCGAAAGAGGTGATGGTCTCGGCCGAGCACGGCTACAACGAAGAAGAGCTGCGCGAAGCCATTTTCGGCATCATCGGGCCCGCCCCGGAGAAGGTGATCGACCCGGTGGAAGCCGCCAAGGGCGAACGCGTGAGCATCGCCTTCGTCGGTCGCCCCAACGTCGGCAAATCTTCGCTCTGCAATGCCCTGTTGGAGGCCGAACGTATGGTGGTGAGCGAAGTCCCCGGCACCACGCGCGACTCGGTGGAGCTGGACCTTGATTACCATACCAAGAGCGGCAACTCCTGGCCCTTCCGCCTGATCGACACGGCAGGCTTGCGCCGCAAGGGCCGCCTCGATTCGCCGGTCGAATACTTTTCGACCCTGCGCACGCGCGACGCGATCGAGCGCGCCGACATCGTCTTCCTCGTCATCGACGCGGAGGAGGGGGTGAGCAAGCAGGACAAGCAACTCGCTGGTGAAGTCGTCGACTCCGGCAAGCTCGTGGCCGTCGTGATCAACAAGTGGGATCTGGCGATGGAAAAGTTCAACGAAGCCGAGTCCGAAGCGGAAGGCGTCACCGGCTACAAGGACGAGCGTGAGTTCCGCGAAAAATATGCCGCCGCGGCCCTGAAGGAGCTCTTCTTCCTGCCCGACAGCCCCGTGCTCTTCGTCTCGGCCAAGACCGGCTACGCCAACGAGCGGATCCTGCGCACCGCGCGCGGCCTCTGGGAGAAGTCGGCCCGCCAGCTGCCTACGCCCAAGCTCAACCAGCTGATCGACCGCCTGCAAAAGGCTCGTGAGCCCCGCGTCATTGGCGGTAAGCGCTTCCGCATCTACTACGCCGTGCAGGTCGACAACCGGCCGTTCCTCTTCCGCCTCTTCTGCAACCGCGCGACCAAGCTCGAAGACAGCTACTACCGCTATCTGCGCAACGCCATCATGCGCGAATTCGACCTCGCGGGCTGCCCGATCAAGTTCGACCTGCGCGGCAAGGAAGTGCGCTACGCCAAGCCCTAG
- the secG gene encoding preprotein translocase subunit SecG has protein sequence MLPILITFLTLVLIMICVIMVTAILMQRASSDAGMGAAMGGGAAESAFGAEAVNVLTRATKWSAIAFFVIAFGLYLLHMVNERPGAAATQDGDVLEFEEETAPAANEMGGDNLTLPEDAQFAPVEPVEPAPAPATGTTTAPAQ, from the coding sequence ATGCTGCCGATCCTCATCACTTTCCTGACCCTCGTCCTCATCATGATTTGCGTGATCATGGTGACGGCCATCCTCATGCAACGTGCCAGCTCCGACGCGGGGATGGGCGCGGCCATGGGTGGCGGTGCGGCCGAGTCGGCCTTTGGCGCCGAGGCGGTCAACGTCCTCACCCGCGCCACCAAGTGGTCGGCCATCGCTTTCTTCGTGATCGCCTTTGGCCTTTACCTGCTCCACATGGTCAACGAGCGCCCCGGCGCTGCTGCCACGCAAGATGGCGACGTGCTGGAGTTTGAAGAAGAAACCGCTCCGGCGGCCAACGAGATGGGCGGCGACAACCTGACTCTGCCCGAAGACGCCCAGTTTGCCCCGGTGGAGCCTGTTGAGCCGGCTCCGGCGCCTGCGACCGGCACGACGACCGCGCCGGCCCAGTAA
- a CDS encoding DUF5069 domain-containing protein, with translation MKNYDYQKRLRGVWEHAVKLYEEGNRDSSTYFEGEQLEFVRSIGATPQEIYDFAEDWCSGQEPDYSTFALLADIRRYYFLVRQKSKPTGKVLDPATLPPKDSSVRGIDWLPRILPKAKAKLRGELSHDIMYGCGGDRRFFKTNDIHPAEFLRVVMDNENDDTAIVNWVEGRTKGKW, from the coding sequence ATGAAGAACTACGACTACCAGAAGCGCCTGCGCGGGGTGTGGGAACACGCCGTGAAGCTGTATGAAGAGGGCAACCGCGATTCCAGCACCTATTTTGAAGGCGAGCAGCTGGAGTTCGTGCGCTCCATCGGCGCGACGCCGCAGGAGATCTACGACTTTGCCGAAGACTGGTGCTCTGGCCAGGAGCCGGACTACAGCACCTTTGCCCTGCTGGCCGACATCCGCCGCTACTACTTCCTCGTGCGCCAGAAGAGCAAGCCGACCGGCAAGGTGCTCGACCCAGCGACGCTCCCGCCCAAAGACAGCAGCGTGCGCGGCATCGACTGGCTGCCCCGCATCCTGCCCAAAGCCAAGGCCAAGCTGCGCGGCGAGCTGAGCCACGACATCATGTATGGCTGCGGCGGCGACCGGCGCTTCTTCAAGACCAACGACATCCACCCGGCCGAATTCCTGCGCGTGGTGATGGACAACGAGAACGATGATACCGCCATCGTCAACTGGGTCGAAGGCCGCACCAAAGGCAAGTGGTAA
- a CDS encoding TonB-dependent receptor: MSWAYRYSFPLFGPLAVSLAAQAPLADRVYELEAVEVTSPTGLAQNVNAVPQSIDAVGPQSASLMSPTWVGEMLNTLPGVLFVQLRGPIDAPSVRLPVSYENTQMYLQDGVPLQSPISYNHAAFAYSGALTSLGGVEVLKGPGTALHGSDAFGAVINVKSLAPTGTPSGSFRLAGGSYGLFEARTEVSDGLGGGHSYRVALSTAQEDGWRDMTGWWRHQAIVRHRWANDRTQVDTFITATDFDSEMAGTHTPESYAENPRGDAFDPAVPRDKAHETAKYLRLHSEVTHRLDNIFTLQVTPYLRWIDSDYMVTWEPATLPEVSDDTETLGLLARLYADWSPRSQTVLGFDVEQTDFATSTLQTLPTVEVWGDVYPQGLHYDYEVDYRNLAPYLQHTQDLGNNVKLLLGLRYENARYVYDNHLASGQQDAFYRPADRTDRFEAVNPKAGLNWEFLPDRHLYARYAHGFRIPKAESLYALNSSQTGFSLDPEQIDSYELGFKGALTERVYFATSVYTMRSRDGLTGVTTLAGEITTNAGKRRYDGVEAQIAWRARDNLTLTLAGAVQGSEILQDQPDGEDPRGVNGKTPHYQPARSGHVGLQWWPEVLERRLMVGLGLQYLGPWWIDDQNTARTDDEYLVDLRLRYAFASGWAVTGKVLNLLDREFPIAAHDSGYGPRFRPVDAQRASVGLERAW; this comes from the coding sequence ATGTCGTGGGCTTACCGCTACTCCTTCCCGCTCTTTGGCCCGCTGGCCGTCTCCCTGGCCGCACAAGCGCCTTTGGCCGACCGGGTCTACGAGCTCGAAGCGGTAGAAGTGACCTCACCCACCGGCCTGGCGCAAAACGTCAACGCCGTGCCGCAGTCGATCGACGCAGTGGGTCCGCAATCGGCGTCTCTGATGTCGCCCACGTGGGTCGGGGAGATGCTCAACACGTTGCCCGGCGTGCTCTTTGTCCAGTTGCGCGGGCCCATCGATGCGCCATCCGTGCGGCTGCCGGTTTCCTATGAAAACACGCAGATGTATTTGCAGGACGGCGTGCCCCTGCAGTCGCCCATCAGCTACAATCACGCGGCGTTTGCCTACTCGGGTGCGTTGACCTCGCTGGGCGGCGTCGAGGTGCTCAAGGGGCCGGGCACCGCCCTGCACGGGTCGGACGCCTTTGGCGCGGTGATCAACGTCAAGAGCCTCGCGCCCACGGGGACGCCTAGCGGCAGCTTCCGGCTCGCGGGCGGCTCCTACGGGCTCTTCGAAGCGCGCACCGAGGTATCGGACGGCCTCGGCGGCGGCCATAGCTACCGGGTGGCGCTCTCCACCGCACAGGAAGACGGCTGGCGCGACATGACGGGCTGGTGGCGTCACCAGGCGATCGTGCGGCATCGTTGGGCCAATGACCGCACTCAGGTAGATACGTTTATCACGGCGACCGATTTCGACAGCGAGATGGCTGGCACGCATACCCCCGAGTCTTATGCCGAGAATCCACGTGGCGATGCCTTCGACCCGGCCGTGCCGCGCGACAAGGCGCACGAAACCGCGAAATACCTGCGCCTGCACAGCGAGGTGACGCACCGCCTCGACAATATCTTCACCCTGCAGGTGACGCCCTACCTGCGCTGGATCGACTCCGACTACATGGTGACGTGGGAGCCCGCAACGCTGCCCGAAGTCTCCGACGACACCGAGACGCTGGGCCTGCTCGCCCGCCTTTATGCCGACTGGTCGCCCCGCAGCCAGACGGTGTTGGGTTTCGATGTCGAGCAGACCGATTTTGCGACCTCGACCCTCCAGACCTTGCCGACGGTCGAGGTGTGGGGCGACGTTTACCCGCAAGGGCTGCACTACGATTATGAGGTCGATTACCGCAACCTCGCGCCTTACCTCCAGCACACCCAGGATCTTGGAAACAACGTAAAGCTCCTGCTCGGGCTGCGCTACGAAAACGCCCGCTACGTCTACGACAACCATCTGGCGTCGGGCCAGCAGGATGCGTTTTATCGCCCGGCCGACCGCACCGACCGCTTCGAGGCGGTCAACCCCAAGGCGGGCCTCAACTGGGAATTCTTGCCCGACCGGCACCTGTATGCGCGCTACGCCCATGGTTTCCGCATTCCCAAGGCAGAATCGCTTTACGCCCTCAACTCGTCGCAGACGGGCTTCTCGCTCGACCCGGAGCAGATCGACAGCTACGAGCTGGGCTTCAAAGGCGCGCTGACCGAGCGGGTCTATTTCGCCACCTCCGTCTACACCATGCGCAGCCGCGACGGGCTGACCGGCGTGACAACCCTGGCGGGCGAGATTACGACCAACGCCGGCAAGCGTCGATACGACGGCGTGGAGGCTCAGATCGCCTGGCGCGCGCGGGACAACCTGACGCTGACGCTCGCCGGCGCGGTGCAGGGGAGCGAGATCCTGCAAGACCAGCCCGACGGCGAAGACCCGCGCGGGGTGAACGGCAAGACCCCCCATTACCAGCCCGCGCGCTCGGGCCATGTGGGCCTGCAATGGTGGCCCGAGGTGCTGGAGCGGCGCCTGATGGTGGGCCTCGGCCTGCAATACCTCGGCCCGTGGTGGATCGACGACCAGAACACCGCCCGCACCGATGACGAATACTTGGTCGACCTTCGCCTGCGTTACGCGTTCGCCTCCGGCTGGGCCGTCACGGGCAAGGTGCTCAACCTGCTCGACCGCGAGTTCCCGATTGCGGCGCACGATTCCGGTTACGGGCCGCGCTTTCGCCCGGTCGACGCCCAGCGTGCGAGCGTGGGGCTGGAGAGGGCATGGTGA
- a CDS encoding aminotransferase class I/II-fold pyridoxal phosphate-dependent enzyme — protein MSGISHRFVAEHVRDLPRSGIRDFFALVQQMPQAISLGIGEPDFVTPWNIREAAIYSLERGRTSYTDNLGLLALRRTIADYVAKVYGMQYHGDKEVLVGIGVSEVLDTALRATLNAGDKVLYHQPCYVSYSPSIQLARAVPVPIQCKAEHNFALQVEDLEAAWQPGTKAIILNFPTNPTGGVMSREETEKIAKFCVEKDLLVFSDEIYAELTYEGQHVSIATFPGMQERTIFLHGLSKAWAMTGFRIGYACAPQPIIEAMMKVHQYSIMSVSIFTQEAAVEALKRSDDSVNHMRDSYHRRRDFLVRRFNEMGLTCHLPRATFYTFPSVAITGMDEKTFCQTLLKEEEVAVVPGTAFGPAGAGFVRASFSTSFEKLQIAADRIERFVQRHTK, from the coding sequence ATGAGTGGAATTTCACACCGCTTTGTGGCGGAACACGTGCGCGATCTGCCACGTTCCGGCATCCGTGACTTTTTTGCGCTGGTCCAGCAAATGCCGCAGGCCATCTCCCTCGGCATTGGTGAACCGGACTTCGTAACGCCTTGGAACATCCGCGAAGCCGCGATTTATTCGCTGGAGCGCGGTCGCACCAGCTATACCGACAATCTGGGCCTGCTCGCCCTGCGCCGTACCATCGCCGATTACGTGGCGAAGGTCTACGGCATGCAGTACCATGGCGACAAGGAAGTGCTCGTGGGCATCGGCGTGAGCGAGGTGCTCGACACGGCCCTGCGCGCCACGCTCAATGCGGGCGACAAGGTGCTGTATCACCAGCCCTGCTACGTCAGCTACTCGCCCAGCATCCAGCTTGCGCGCGCCGTGCCGGTGCCGATCCAGTGCAAGGCCGAGCACAATTTTGCCCTGCAGGTGGAAGACCTCGAAGCCGCCTGGCAGCCTGGTACCAAGGCCATCATTCTCAACTTCCCGACCAACCCGACCGGCGGCGTCATGAGCCGCGAGGAGACGGAGAAGATCGCGAAGTTCTGCGTGGAGAAAGACCTGCTCGTCTTCAGCGACGAGATCTACGCCGAGCTGACCTACGAGGGCCAGCACGTGAGCATCGCCACCTTCCCCGGCATGCAGGAGCGCACCATCTTCCTCCACGGCCTCTCCAAGGCCTGGGCGATGACGGGCTTCCGCATCGGCTATGCCTGTGCGCCCCAGCCAATTATCGAGGCCATGATGAAGGTGCACCAGTACAGCATCATGTCGGTCTCGATCTTCACGCAAGAGGCCGCCGTGGAGGCGCTCAAGCGCAGCGACGACTCCGTCAACCACATGCGCGACAGCTACCACCGCCGCCGCGACTTCCTCGTGCGCCGCTTTAACGAGATGGGGCTCACCTGCCACCTCCCGCGCGCCACCTTCTACACCTTCCCCTCGGTCGCCATTACGGGCATGGACGAAAAGACGTTCTGCCAGACGCTACTCAAGGAGGAAGAAGTCGCCGTCGTCCCCGGCACTGCCTTCGGGCCTGCGGGCGCCGGCTTTGTGCGCGCCAGCTTCTCGACCAGCTTCGAAAAGCTGCAGATCGCCGCCGACCGTATCGAGCGCTTCGTCCAGCGCCACACGAAATAG
- a CDS encoding DUF3857 domain-containing protein, whose translation MSKLSLWCALFCAGVSAVWSAPTKVADGVWTEPELPAWVVAPAAPQAPDDLSDDTTGLHQLVVDSQVRVEGQEEYAYRAYLLTNDRGVEQNGDVQFSFDPYYQELFLHRLQIRRGDEVIDLLPTQKFFVSVQEGSREYLTYDNSVTVEALLNQVQVGDIVEYAYRIVGENPVTQGRYGEWWSQTFSVPVEYARVRTLWPADRGELNWRLHGPDVGIELEQDKLPSGETVYGWEQGRTPLVVYEEDTPYDYDPRTYVQFSDWPDWPSVSRWAENLIDWEAPLPDTLQPLLAEWRKLPNEEAKVAAALSWVQREIRYVAIPMGEHNYRPYPVETIVERRFGDCKDKSQLLTRLLWELGIDAVPVLVDTSAGSLVKGYLPGPGAFDHVITHVQGKDREYWVDPTSYAVEGPLTKAWCPDYGWGLPIRGNSELVRVPGQGGEAWKSVSIETYVMDDYGTDIRLSVQTIFDGQSALQMANRMKGQTLSELGDDYLNYYADSFPEITADRLPEVSEIRADGTVEITEAYTIQNAWQPSEDETVITVQFYPSYLADHLFLSNQRIRKSPMELSYPLNVEQRITLVMPEAGDFPAEEEKIETKWFEYSATVKPVGSDVRIVYAYRNLVDRVEADDMAEYRKALTRVQNSLGYPIQYATGGTRVAEGAAWHEKFYWPAVTGWFVGGVMGFGLFLWLILRRKVPPLPPIDPEQDGITSWLILVSIGVIVRPFIIAATMITTADALFWENIWVLASPDSPQHVPAFGMLLAAEGFINFLMIWLSLALIVTFFCRRAVTRWLYPTVVLSNLVVLLADAAVVQALLGEYADASDSLPSPAGAVFGVVFSIYMIVSTRAKSTFRR comes from the coding sequence ATGTCTAAGCTGTCGCTGTGGTGCGCGCTCTTTTGTGCGGGCGTAAGTGCTGTGTGGTCTGCTCCCACCAAGGTGGCGGACGGCGTGTGGACCGAGCCCGAGCTGCCCGCCTGGGTGGTGGCGCCCGCCGCGCCCCAGGCCCCGGACGACCTGAGCGACGACACCACCGGCCTCCACCAGCTCGTGGTCGACTCGCAGGTGCGTGTCGAGGGCCAGGAAGAATACGCCTACCGCGCCTATCTGCTGACCAACGACCGGGGCGTCGAGCAAAACGGAGACGTCCAATTCTCGTTCGACCCCTATTACCAGGAGCTGTTTCTGCATCGCCTGCAGATCCGGCGGGGTGACGAGGTGATCGACCTGTTGCCCACGCAGAAGTTCTTCGTCTCGGTGCAGGAAGGCTCGCGCGAATATCTCACCTACGACAACTCCGTCACCGTGGAGGCGCTGCTCAACCAGGTGCAAGTGGGCGACATCGTGGAATACGCCTACCGCATCGTGGGCGAAAATCCCGTGACGCAAGGCCGCTACGGCGAATGGTGGTCGCAGACTTTCAGCGTGCCGGTCGAATACGCCCGGGTCCGCACCCTCTGGCCGGCTGACCGGGGTGAGCTAAATTGGCGCCTGCATGGGCCCGACGTGGGCATTGAGCTGGAGCAGGACAAGCTGCCCAGCGGCGAAACCGTTTACGGCTGGGAGCAAGGCCGCACCCCGCTCGTCGTCTACGAAGAAGATACGCCTTACGACTACGACCCGCGCACCTACGTGCAGTTCAGCGACTGGCCCGACTGGCCGAGCGTCTCGCGTTGGGCGGAGAATTTGATCGACTGGGAAGCTCCGCTGCCCGACACGCTCCAGCCGCTGCTGGCCGAGTGGCGTAAGCTCCCGAACGAAGAGGCCAAGGTCGCCGCCGCCCTCAGTTGGGTGCAGCGCGAGATCCGTTACGTGGCCATCCCGATGGGGGAACACAACTACCGCCCTTACCCCGTCGAGACCATCGTCGAGCGCCGCTTTGGCGACTGCAAGGACAAGTCGCAACTGCTCACCCGCCTGCTCTGGGAGCTGGGTATTGATGCCGTGCCCGTCTTGGTCGACACCTCCGCCGGTTCGCTCGTCAAAGGCTACCTGCCGGGCCCCGGCGCGTTTGACCATGTGATCACCCATGTGCAAGGCAAGGACCGCGAATACTGGGTCGACCCCACCTCCTACGCGGTCGAAGGGCCGCTGACCAAGGCCTGGTGCCCCGATTACGGCTGGGGCCTGCCGATCCGTGGCAACAGCGAGCTGGTGCGCGTGCCGGGGCAGGGCGGGGAAGCCTGGAAGAGCGTCTCGATTGAGACTTATGTGATGGATGACTACGGCACCGACATCCGCCTGAGCGTCCAGACGATCTTCGACGGGCAGTCCGCGCTCCAGATGGCGAACCGTATGAAGGGGCAGACTCTCAGCGAGCTGGGCGACGACTACCTCAACTACTACGCCGACTCTTTCCCTGAGATTACTGCCGACCGCCTGCCGGAAGTCTCGGAGATCCGCGCCGACGGCACGGTGGAGATCACCGAAGCCTATACCATTCAAAACGCCTGGCAGCCCAGCGAAGACGAAACCGTGATTACGGTGCAGTTTTATCCGTCTTACCTGGCCGACCACCTCTTTCTCTCGAATCAGCGCATCCGCAAATCGCCGATGGAGCTGAGTTATCCGCTCAACGTCGAGCAGCGCATCACGCTCGTGATGCCGGAGGCGGGCGATTTCCCGGCGGAGGAGGAAAAGATCGAGACCAAGTGGTTCGAATACTCTGCCACCGTCAAGCCCGTGGGCAGCGACGTGCGGATCGTCTACGCCTACCGCAACCTCGTCGACCGCGTGGAGGCCGACGACATGGCCGAATACCGCAAGGCCCTCACCCGGGTCCAGAACTCGCTCGGCTATCCCATCCAGTATGCCACCGGTGGTACGAGGGTGGCCGAAGGCGCGGCCTGGCACGAAAAGTTTTATTGGCCTGCGGTTACCGGCTGGTTCGTCGGCGGCGTCATGGGTTTTGGACTCTTTTTGTGGCTTATTTTACGCCGTAAAGTCCCCCCACTGCCCCCAATCGACCCAGAGCAGGATGGGATCACCAGTTGGCTGATCCTTGTCTCCATCGGCGTGATCGTGCGCCCCTTCATCATCGCGGCGACTATGATCACAACTGCTGATGCGCTGTTTTGGGAGAATATCTGGGTCCTTGCCTCGCCAGACAGCCCGCAGCATGTGCCTGCATTCGGTATGCTTCTCGCAGCCGAGGGCTTCATCAACTTCCTCATGATCTGGCTCTCGCTGGCGCTGATCGTGACGTTCTTTTGCCGACGGGCGGTTACACGCTGGCTCTACCCCACGGTGGTGCTGTCCAACCTCGTGGTGTTGCTGGCCGATGCTGCCGTCGTGCAGGCCCTGCTCGGTGAGTATGCCGATGCGAGTGACTCCCTGCCCAGTCCGGCGGGCGCTGTCTTCGGAGTCGTTTTCTCGATCTATATGATCGTCTCAACTCGCGCCAAATCCACCTTCCGGCGTTGA
- a CDS encoding LysM peptidoglycan-binding domain-containing protein: protein MKWLWFVGAAWATVSASSVAWAQSSSYNVNQQVARLTADVQRLQQQLGSLNIAVEQLQRENATLRQELQQRDTATSEMANAYVTTAQLNRALSELRSQMIAANESQKSVIIREVTAEINSLAKQTQTALDAMARAGASRPQTSAPVTFSDDFPKSGVSYTVKGGDSLGKIARENKSRVDWIRNANRLASDIIYPGQELFIPQQ from the coding sequence ATGAAATGGCTTTGGTTCGTCGGGGCGGCGTGGGCTACCGTCTCCGCCTCCAGTGTAGCGTGGGCGCAATCGTCGTCCTACAATGTCAATCAGCAGGTTGCGCGGCTAACGGCCGATGTGCAGCGCCTGCAGCAGCAGCTTGGCTCTCTCAACATTGCGGTGGAGCAGTTGCAGCGCGAAAACGCCACCCTGCGGCAAGAGCTGCAGCAGCGCGACACGGCCACCTCCGAGATGGCCAATGCCTACGTGACCACGGCCCAGCTCAACCGCGCGCTGAGCGAGCTGCGTAGCCAAATGATTGCGGCCAACGAGTCGCAGAAGTCGGTCATCATCCGCGAAGTGACGGCCGAGATCAACTCGCTGGCCAAGCAGACGCAGACCGCGCTCGACGCCATGGCCCGCGCCGGTGCCTCCCGCCCGCAGACGAGCGCGCCGGTTACCTTCAGCGACGATTTCCCGAAGTCCGGCGTCTCCTACACGGTCAAAGGCGGGGACAGCCTCGGCAAGATCGCGCGCGAGAACAAGTCGCGCGTGGACTGGATCCGCAACGCCAACCGCCTCGCTTCGGACATCATTTACCCCGGGCAGGAACTCTTCATTCCGCAGCAATAG
- a CDS encoding ParB/RepB/Spo0J family partition protein: protein MSTAKKRLGRGLGSLISGGIAVTQPSTPAAAEIAKVEQEAPRAIPTGLMEIAIEQVEPNPHQPRKEFDEELLEELAESIRSEGLLQPIVVRRVGSMFQLIAGERRWRACKLVGMKRIPARVMEVSEASSAVLSLIENLQRADLNPLEEAVGYASLMRDFDLTQEAVAERLGKGRATIANSLRLLQLDREIQGYLARGLISVGHAKALLGVEDTDERIWLARHVIERSLSVRQTENLVQQQRQRRTTAPREKGVTAAEAAAVESFQKEIASYLNTQVQLKHHARKGRIVIDYYGNDDLRRILERMGIQG, encoded by the coding sequence ATGTCGACTGCCAAGAAACGCCTGGGCCGCGGCCTCGGTAGCCTGATCAGCGGCGGCATCGCCGTCACCCAACCCTCCACGCCGGCGGCGGCCGAAATCGCCAAGGTCGAGCAGGAGGCCCCGCGTGCGATCCCCACCGGCCTGATGGAGATCGCCATCGAGCAGGTCGAGCCCAACCCGCACCAGCCCCGCAAGGAGTTCGACGAGGAGCTGCTCGAAGAGCTGGCGGAGAGCATCCGCAGCGAAGGCCTGTTGCAGCCCATCGTGGTGCGTCGCGTCGGCAGCATGTTCCAGCTCATCGCGGGCGAACGTCGTTGGCGCGCCTGCAAGCTGGTGGGCATGAAGCGCATCCCCGCGCGTGTGATGGAAGTCAGCGAAGCCTCCAGTGCGGTGCTTTCATTGATCGAAAATCTTCAGCGGGCCGACCTCAACCCGCTCGAAGAAGCCGTCGGCTACGCCAGCCTGATGCGCGACTTCGACCTCACGCAAGAAGCGGTGGCCGAGCGCCTGGGCAAGGGCCGCGCCACGATCGCCAATTCCCTCCGCCTGCTCCAGCTCGACCGCGAGATCCAGGGCTACCTCGCCCGCGGCCTCATCTCGGTCGGCCACGCGAAGGCCCTGCTGGGCGTGGAAGATACCGATGAGCGCATCTGGCTGGCCCGCCATGTGATCGAGCGCAGCCTCAGTGTGCGGCAGACGGAAAACCTGGTGCAGCAACAGCGTCAGCGCCGCACTACGGCCCCGCGCGAAAAGGGCGTTACTGCCGCCGAAGCCGCTGCGGTCGAGAGCTTCCAGAAAGAGATCGCCTCCTACCTCAACACGCAGGTGCAGCTGAAGCACCACGCGCGCAAGGGCCGGATCGTGATCGACTATTACGGCAACGACGACTTGCGCCGCATTCTTGAGCGGATGGGGATTCAGGGCTAA
- the fmt gene encoding methionyl-tRNA formyltransferase: MKRARIVFFGSDEISLPLLQHLVEAQQEQAELVAVFTQPDRRTGRGMKLQANAIKQWAEARGIPVLQPEKPGPEEANWLREQQIDLALVMAYGHILKQAHLDAPRLGMLNFHASLLPRLRGASPIHTALATGEGETGVTLMRVIRKMDAGPALDQERVAITGEDTTGTLWDKLAAACVPLLERNLPTVLAGEARFTDQDEAQATYCRIIFKTDAHLDFTRPATELERRVRAFQPWPGTAFEHAGQEVKVGAVRLLDTTSSGTPGEISQTDGQLVVQCGVGRLELRELQRPGGKMLPADAFLRGFDLPSGTVLASREMDPLVAPRPFRYVDRRPVIA, encoded by the coding sequence TTGAAGCGCGCACGCATTGTCTTTTTTGGCTCCGACGAGATTTCGCTGCCCCTCCTGCAGCACCTCGTCGAGGCCCAGCAGGAACAGGCCGAACTGGTCGCCGTGTTCACCCAGCCCGACCGGCGGACCGGTCGCGGCATGAAGCTGCAGGCCAATGCGATCAAGCAGTGGGCGGAGGCGCGCGGCATCCCCGTGCTGCAGCCCGAAAAGCCCGGCCCGGAGGAAGCCAACTGGCTGCGCGAGCAACAGATCGACCTCGCCTTGGTCATGGCCTACGGGCACATCCTGAAGCAGGCCCACCTCGACGCCCCCCGCTTGGGCATGCTCAATTTCCACGCCTCGCTGCTGCCTCGGCTGCGTGGCGCCTCGCCCATCCACACCGCGCTGGCCACGGGAGAGGGCGAGACAGGGGTCACTCTCATGCGGGTGATCCGCAAGATGGATGCGGGCCCGGCCCTCGATCAGGAGCGTGTGGCGATCACGGGCGAAGACACCACCGGCACGCTCTGGGACAAGTTGGCCGCCGCGTGCGTGCCGTTGCTGGAGCGCAACCTGCCGACCGTGCTCGCCGGCGAGGCCCGGTTTACGGACCAGGACGAGGCGCAAGCCACCTACTGTCGCATCATTTTCAAGACCGATGCGCACCTCGACTTCACGCGCCCGGCGACGGAACTGGAGCGGCGGGTGCGCGCCTTCCAGCCTTGGCCGGGCACCGCCTTTGAACATGCGGGGCAAGAAGTGAAAGTCGGCGCGGTGCGGCTGCTCGATACCACTTCCAGCGGCACACCGGGCGAGATTTCGCAGACCGACGGCCAGCTTGTGGTGCAGTGTGGGGTGGGGCGCCTTGAGCTGCGCGAGCTGCAGCGCCCTGGCGGCAAGATGCTGCCTGCCGACGCCTTTCTGCGCGGCTTCGACCTGCCCAGCGGCACGGTGCTCGCCAGCCGCGAGATGGACCCGCTCGTCGCTCCACGCCCCTTCAGGTATGTCGACCGCCGTCCGGTGATCGCCTGA